The following are from one region of the Hydrogenophaga sp. BPS33 genome:
- a CDS encoding ankyrin repeat domain-containing protein, whose amino-acid sequence MTRVHTSVVPLSAFPHSPGRPTETPESAQHEQAPSADAHAGTDSAGQATHTAAAAATSPINPPTLPVALTLSPQAQDVLQTSIDSAQRLETEKWTPLHAAAKVGDIEHIAQLLDAAEIPIDGPLATGATPLHIAIEYNQLEAAKRLVAAGADVRRPRKDGATPLHLACHHGRGDIVRWLQPLLRLDVPPYHAGAALNARTRSGLTPLSLAAGAGHGDVVQFLLGREGIDPTLTDADGGTALHAAARTPNTHVAALLLRTIAVDAPDAMGATPFMAAIQQGQCAVAELLRHLGADLHGAMQDGTRPLHHACRNPDTRVLEWLLAQPGLDPNLTDFEGYAPLHEAILEGRDGVVAALLAHADIDIESALASGATPFLLALEHQQMGIANQLWVAGACPTQPTKDGVTPLHQACTHPTAQMARALLEHPEILEVHGQACDMPTVLNQTTKKGETLLHWAARAGNAELVALLLGQPGIHPNGADERGWTPLHVAARAGRDDIVGLLLGHADTDVFAKGALGFTVLHCAAIGPDTLQVAQAVRRALPPGDYAALCATGDACGTWPATLAAQRGEPVDVIQALRAPAPPTLWTPHHTSYNRGWLITGCDLPSLNARQLVDDAKQAGIDLYTYGDGRIELSWKELHQQPIQDGDFVIWYGHSFWDNELQQVMVQLGRNERVPLVAVARYFLEKGVSKVWMFGCEAADAVTPMRNCFQNGPYMPEPLDPAAGYAGVVITVVSSHRETLVSLNNHGIRLVLQDCAAERVQAGSGNRLQTRSVLPASSLQWDARQTRWSTTKNPALTVHTMKDFSPAEAEEAKVQLMLFYAMEDQVEEVEALVTRHGVDPNAADESGWTALNLACHYGHHGLAERLIQVGGHLNQADRAGNLPMALACREGHLALVELLLKHGAAVDQATPKRPHTPLMVASERGHVKLVKYLMEHGADRHRMVLTKTALDFARAAGHEDVVRLLRGSSLPGT is encoded by the coding sequence ATGACCCGTGTCCACACCTCCGTTGTCCCGTTAAGTGCCTTCCCGCATTCGCCGGGCCGACCCACGGAGACGCCTGAAAGCGCCCAGCACGAGCAGGCCCCGAGCGCAGATGCCCATGCAGGCACCGACTCTGCCGGGCAGGCCACCCACACGGCGGCGGCCGCCGCCACCTCCCCCATCAACCCCCCCACGCTGCCTGTCGCGCTCACGCTGTCGCCCCAGGCGCAAGACGTTTTGCAAACCAGCATCGACAGCGCGCAGCGTTTGGAGACAGAGAAATGGACACCGCTGCACGCGGCCGCCAAGGTGGGCGACATCGAGCACATCGCGCAGTTGCTGGACGCCGCGGAGATCCCCATCGACGGCCCACTCGCGACCGGCGCCACGCCCTTGCACATTGCGATCGAATACAACCAGCTGGAGGCGGCGAAGCGGCTGGTCGCCGCTGGCGCGGACGTTCGCAGGCCGCGCAAGGACGGCGCCACCCCTTTGCACCTGGCTTGCCACCACGGTCGGGGCGACATCGTCCGATGGCTGCAACCGCTGCTGCGCCTGGACGTGCCGCCTTACCACGCGGGGGCGGCGTTGAACGCGCGCACCCGCTCGGGCCTCACCCCATTGAGCTTGGCGGCAGGGGCCGGCCACGGTGACGTGGTGCAATTCCTGCTCGGGCGCGAGGGCATCGACCCCACCCTCACCGATGCCGACGGCGGCACGGCTCTGCACGCGGCAGCGCGCACGCCCAACACCCACGTCGCGGCCTTGTTGCTGCGCACGATCGCCGTGGACGCGCCCGACGCCATGGGCGCCACACCGTTCATGGCCGCGATCCAGCAAGGGCAGTGCGCGGTGGCCGAACTGCTGCGACACCTTGGTGCCGACCTGCACGGGGCGATGCAGGACGGCACCCGGCCTTTGCACCATGCCTGCCGGAACCCGGACACGCGGGTCCTGGAGTGGCTGCTGGCGCAACCAGGCCTGGACCCCAACCTGACCGACTTCGAAGGGTATGCGCCACTGCACGAGGCCATCCTCGAGGGCCGAGACGGTGTGGTCGCTGCCCTGCTGGCACATGCCGACATCGACATCGAGAGCGCCCTTGCGTCGGGCGCCACGCCCTTTCTGCTGGCCCTGGAGCACCAGCAGATGGGCATCGCCAACCAGTTGTGGGTGGCCGGGGCGTGCCCGACCCAGCCGACGAAAGACGGCGTGACCCCGCTGCACCAGGCCTGCACCCACCCGACGGCACAGATGGCGCGGGCGTTGCTGGAGCACCCCGAGATATTGGAGGTTCATGGCCAGGCCTGCGACATGCCCACGGTGCTGAACCAGACCACGAAGAAGGGCGAGACCTTGTTGCACTGGGCCGCGCGCGCGGGCAACGCCGAGCTCGTGGCGCTGTTGTTGGGTCAACCCGGCATCCACCCCAACGGGGCCGACGAAAGAGGTTGGACGCCGCTGCACGTCGCCGCGCGGGCAGGACGCGACGACATCGTGGGCCTGTTGCTGGGGCATGCCGATACCGATGTCTTCGCGAAAGGGGCGCTGGGTTTCACGGTTCTGCACTGTGCGGCGATCGGCCCCGACACGCTGCAGGTCGCGCAGGCTGTGCGGCGGGCCTTGCCCCCTGGCGACTATGCCGCGTTGTGCGCCACCGGCGACGCCTGCGGCACTTGGCCTGCCACGCTGGCGGCCCAGCGCGGCGAGCCGGTCGACGTGATCCAGGCGCTGCGTGCACCCGCGCCGCCCACCCTCTGGACGCCCCACCACACGTCCTACAACCGAGGATGGCTCATCACCGGTTGCGACCTACCGAGCTTGAACGCAAGGCAACTGGTCGATGACGCGAAGCAGGCGGGCATCGACCTGTACACCTACGGCGATGGCAGGATCGAGCTGTCGTGGAAAGAACTGCACCAGCAGCCCATCCAGGATGGCGACTTCGTCATTTGGTATGGCCACAGCTTCTGGGACAACGAACTCCAGCAGGTGATGGTGCAACTCGGTCGGAACGAGCGCGTGCCGCTGGTGGCGGTAGCGCGCTACTTCCTCGAGAAAGGCGTCTCGAAGGTGTGGATGTTCGGCTGTGAAGCTGCCGACGCGGTCACGCCGATGAGGAACTGCTTCCAGAACGGCCCTTACATGCCCGAGCCGCTCGATCCGGCGGCGGGCTATGCGGGGGTGGTCATCACCGTCGTCTCGTCACACCGCGAAACCTTGGTATCGCTGAACAACCACGGCATCCGGTTGGTGTTGCAGGACTGCGCGGCCGAGCGCGTGCAAGCGGGTTCGGGGAATCGCTTGCAGACACGCTCGGTTCTGCCGGCATCCTCCTTGCAGTGGGATGCAAGACAAACCCGCTGGTCGACCACCAAGAACCCGGCGCTGACGGTACACACCATGAAAGACTTTTCGCCGGCGGAGGCAGAAGAAGCCAAGGTCCAACTGATGCTTTTCTACGCGATGGAGGACCAGGTGGAAGAGGTCGAAGCGCTGGTGACACGGCACGGCGTCGATCCGAATGCGGCCGATGAGAGCGGATGGACCGCGCTGAACCTGGCGTGTCATTACGGTCACCACGGGTTGGCCGAGCGGTTGATCCAGGTCGGTGGCCATCTGAACCAGGCCGACCGTGCTGGCAACCTTCCCATGGCGTTGGCCTGCCGCGAGGGGCACCTGGCCTTGGTCGAGCTGCTGCTCAAGCACGGCGCTGCGGTGGACCAGGCAACCCCCAAGCGTCCGCACACGCCACTCATGGTGGCCAGCGAGCGCGGTCAT